Proteins encoded within one genomic window of Halorussus salilacus:
- a CDS encoding FlaD/FlaE family flagellar protein — translation MPTNPGDYDLRDLRSLADPNRETPDVFEAEGERLPAPPDDVLRHRQRDELVRLQSQFSAVGALPEKPYLDGLPGRYGAEVVVFEWLDFLINKAGFENTGNALEYYEEVGWITDATREDLREYMRGFSEVESFDPDRPGPADIDMDDHVMSLVYIARLASV, via the coding sequence ATGCCGACGAATCCCGGAGACTACGACCTGCGCGACCTGCGTTCGCTCGCCGACCCGAACCGGGAGACGCCCGACGTGTTCGAAGCCGAGGGCGAGCGACTGCCCGCGCCGCCCGACGACGTTCTGCGACACCGCCAGCGCGACGAACTGGTCCGACTCCAGAGCCAGTTCTCGGCGGTCGGCGCGCTCCCCGAGAAACCCTACCTCGACGGGCTTCCGGGCCGCTACGGCGCGGAGGTCGTGGTCTTCGAGTGGCTCGACTTCCTCATCAACAAGGCGGGGTTCGAGAACACGGGCAACGCCCTCGAATACTACGAGGAGGTGGGCTGGATAACCGATGCCACCCGTGAGGACCTCCGGGAGTACATGCGCGGGTTCTCCGAGGTCGAGAGCTTCGACCCCGACCGGCCCGGACCCGCCGACATCGACATGGACGACCACGTCATGAGTCTGGTGTACATCGCGCGACTCGCGTCGGTGTGA
- a CDS encoding dihydrolipoyl dehydrogenase family protein → MPTRVVIIGAYGSAGVAVAKRLADAEDVELVLADDGDPGGGLCILRGCMPSKEVLSAAEHRFQARHDDRIEGTPEVDLEAVVETKDDHVANFAAHRRAAVDMLADRETVAFHRETARFLDDRTVAIGDREVEADYVVVATGSTVDVPDLPGLDDVEYMTSADVLDATEFPDSGVVMGFGYVGLELVPYLSEAAGMDLTVIEHDDYPLDEADDAFGETLLDLYREEFGVEVLTNTSEQSVEATDDDGVRLHVEDENGDADAVEADQLFAFTGRRPAVDGIGLENTPIDPGPGWVEDTMQASENGRVFVVGDANGREPILHVAKEQGFTAADNVLAHRDGDDLREYDNVHHHVVFSGAGVYPFARVGVSETAAAAADRDYVAVTREASDDGVFATKAVPEGLAKLVVDAEDGTVLGYQGLHYHADAMAKTMQVLVEKEMDVREVPDRAYHPTTPEILDGLFRDASDELDGV, encoded by the coding sequence ATGCCTACGCGCGTCGTCATCATCGGAGCCTACGGGAGCGCCGGAGTCGCGGTCGCGAAACGGTTGGCCGACGCCGAGGACGTGGAACTGGTTCTGGCCGACGACGGCGACCCCGGCGGCGGCCTCTGTATCCTCCGGGGGTGCATGCCCTCGAAGGAGGTGCTCTCTGCGGCCGAACACCGCTTTCAGGCGCGTCACGACGACCGAATCGAGGGGACGCCCGAGGTCGACCTCGAAGCCGTCGTCGAGACCAAGGACGACCACGTCGCGAACTTCGCGGCTCACCGCCGGGCCGCGGTCGACATGCTCGCCGACCGCGAAACCGTCGCGTTCCACCGCGAGACCGCGCGGTTCCTCGACGACCGCACGGTCGCGATAGGCGACCGCGAGGTCGAGGCCGACTACGTGGTCGTCGCCACCGGGTCGACCGTCGACGTCCCCGACCTGCCCGGTCTCGACGACGTGGAGTACATGACCAGCGCCGACGTACTGGATGCGACCGAGTTCCCCGACTCGGGCGTCGTGATGGGCTTTGGCTACGTCGGCCTCGAACTGGTCCCGTACCTCTCGGAGGCGGCCGGGATGGACCTCACCGTGATCGAACACGACGACTACCCGCTCGACGAGGCCGACGACGCCTTCGGCGAGACCCTGCTCGACCTCTACCGCGAGGAGTTCGGCGTCGAAGTGCTGACGAACACGTCCGAGCAATCGGTCGAGGCGACCGACGACGACGGGGTTCGCCTCCACGTCGAGGACGAGAACGGGGACGCCGATGCGGTCGAAGCCGACCAACTGTTCGCCTTCACGGGTCGTCGCCCCGCGGTCGACGGAATCGGACTGGAGAACACACCCATCGACCCCGGACCCGGGTGGGTCGAGGACACGATGCAGGCAAGCGAGAACGGCCGGGTGTTCGTGGTCGGCGACGCCAACGGCCGCGAGCCAATCCTCCACGTCGCGAAGGAGCAGGGGTTCACCGCGGCCGACAACGTCCTCGCCCACCGCGACGGCGACGACCTCCGGGAGTACGACAACGTCCACCATCACGTCGTCTTCTCGGGCGCGGGCGTCTACCCCTTCGCCCGGGTCGGCGTCTCCGAGACCGCGGCGGCCGCCGCCGACCGCGACTACGTGGCGGTCACCCGCGAGGCGAGCGACGACGGCGTGTTCGCGACCAAGGCGGTCCCCGAGGGACTCGCCAAACTCGTCGTGGACGCCGAGGACGGGACGGTGCTCGGGTATCAGGGCCTCCACTACCACGCCGACGCGATGGCAAAGACGATGCAGGTCCTCGTGGAGAAGGAGATGGACGTTCGCGAGGTCCCCGATAGGGCGTACCACCCCACGACGCCGGAGATTCTGGACGGCCTGTTCCGGGACGCGAGCGACGAACTGGACGGTGTCTAG
- the kdgK1 gene encoding bifunctional 2-dehydro-3-deoxygluconokinase/2-dehydro-3-deoxygalactonokinase codes for MTDLVTFGETMLRLSPPQGERLETADDLELRAAGAESNVAVAAARLGAEAVWTSKLPDSPPGRRVVAGLRQHGVETDAVWADEGRQGTYYLEHGGRPRGTNVVYDREGAAVTTAEFEELPVSRVRDAEYFFTCGITPALSPTLESTTADLLAAATDAGTTTAFDVNYRSKLWSPGEARETLEGLFPDVDVLVTAERDARQVLAREGDPEAIAVGLADEFDFETVVVTCGAEGALARHGGETHEQAAFETDTLDPIGTGDAFVGGFLARRLAGDGISAALEYGAATAALKRTVAGDVAVVTPAEVERVLAEEGGEISR; via the coding sequence ATGACCGACCTCGTGACGTTCGGCGAGACGATGTTGCGCCTCTCGCCCCCGCAGGGCGAGCGACTGGAGACCGCCGACGACCTCGAACTCCGGGCAGCGGGCGCCGAGAGCAACGTCGCGGTGGCGGCCGCGCGACTCGGTGCCGAGGCGGTCTGGACCTCGAAGCTCCCCGACTCGCCGCCGGGGCGGCGAGTCGTCGCGGGCCTGCGCCAGCACGGCGTCGAGACCGACGCGGTCTGGGCCGACGAGGGCCGACAGGGCACCTACTACCTCGAACACGGCGGCAGGCCCCGCGGGACCAACGTGGTCTACGACCGCGAGGGCGCGGCGGTCACGACTGCGGAGTTCGAGGAGCTTCCGGTCTCCAGGGTCCGGGACGCCGAGTACTTCTTCACCTGCGGCATCACCCCCGCGCTCTCTCCGACGCTCGAATCGACCACCGCCGACCTGCTCGCGGCGGCGACCGACGCCGGGACGACCACCGCGTTCGACGTGAACTACCGGTCGAAGCTCTGGTCGCCCGGGGAGGCCCGCGAGACGCTCGAAGGCCTCTTTCCCGACGTGGACGTGCTGGTCACCGCCGAGCGCGACGCCCGGCAGGTGCTCGCGCGCGAGGGCGACCCCGAGGCCATCGCGGTCGGACTCGCCGACGAGTTCGACTTCGAGACGGTCGTCGTCACCTGCGGCGCGGAGGGCGCGCTCGCGCGCCACGGCGGCGAGACCCACGAGCAGGCCGCGTTCGAGACCGACACCCTCGACCCCATCGGGACCGGCGACGCCTTCGTCGGCGGATTCCTCGCGCGCCGACTCGCGGGCGACGGGATTTCGGCGGCGCTGGAGTACGGCGCGGCGACCGCCGCGCTCAAGCGCACGGTCGCTGGCGACGTGGCCGTGGTCACGCCCGCGGAGGTCGAGCGCGTGCTGGCCGAGGAGGGCGGCGAAATCTCGCGGTAG
- a CDS encoding O-acetylhomoserine aminocarboxypropyltransferase/cysteine synthase family protein, which yields MTDSESEPESDAEPDARGFHTESVHAGQDPDPTTGARAPPIYQTTSYVFDDAEHAASLFALEEPGNIYSRIMNPTNATLEQRLATLEGGVAALATASGMAALDLATFVLAGKGDNVVTASSLYGGTYTYFTHTAPRRGVEATFVDTLDYDAYDEAIDDDTAFVHLETIGNPALVTPDIERIADIAHDHDVPLVVDNTFATPALCNPIEHGADVVWHSTTKWIHGSGSTIGGALVDGGSFPWEDGDFPEIAAENPAYHGVNFRERFGDAAFAYAARARGLRDLGNQQSPFDAWVTLQKLESLPLRVEKHCENALAVARFLDDHDEVAWVNYPGLESHETHQNASEYLEGGYGGMITFGLEGGYDAGRAVTEEVELASLLANVGDAKTLLIHPASTTHQQLTEDEQLASGTTPDLVRLSVGIEDVEDIVADLEQAIEAASANA from the coding sequence ATGACCGACTCCGAATCCGAACCCGAATCCGACGCCGAACCCGACGCTCGCGGGTTCCACACCGAGAGCGTCCACGCCGGACAGGACCCCGACCCGACCACGGGCGCGCGGGCACCGCCCATCTACCAGACCACCTCGTACGTCTTCGACGACGCCGAACACGCCGCCTCGCTGTTCGCGCTCGAAGAGCCGGGCAACATCTACAGCCGCATCATGAACCCGACGAACGCGACGCTGGAGCAGCGACTCGCGACGCTCGAAGGCGGCGTCGCGGCGCTCGCGACCGCCAGCGGGATGGCCGCGCTGGACCTCGCCACCTTCGTCCTCGCGGGGAAGGGCGACAACGTGGTGACGGCGTCGTCGCTGTACGGCGGCACCTACACCTACTTCACCCACACCGCGCCCCGGCGGGGCGTCGAGGCGACGTTCGTCGACACCCTCGACTACGACGCCTACGACGAGGCCATCGACGACGACACCGCGTTCGTCCACCTCGAAACCATCGGCAACCCCGCGCTGGTCACCCCGGACATCGAGCGAATCGCCGACATCGCCCACGACCACGACGTGCCGCTGGTCGTGGACAACACCTTCGCGACGCCAGCCCTCTGCAACCCCATCGAACACGGTGCCGACGTGGTCTGGCACTCGACCACCAAGTGGATTCACGGCAGCGGCTCGACCATCGGCGGCGCGCTCGTCGACGGCGGTAGCTTCCCGTGGGAGGACGGCGACTTCCCCGAAATCGCGGCCGAGAACCCCGCCTACCACGGCGTGAACTTCCGCGAGCGGTTCGGCGACGCGGCGTTCGCCTACGCCGCTCGGGCCCGGGGGCTCCGGGACCTCGGCAATCAGCAGTCGCCGTTCGACGCGTGGGTCACCCTCCAGAAGCTTGAGTCGCTCCCCCTGCGCGTCGAGAAGCACTGCGAGAACGCGCTGGCGGTCGCGCGGTTCCTCGACGACCACGACGAGGTGGCGTGGGTCAACTACCCCGGACTGGAGAGCCACGAGACCCACCAGAACGCGAGCGAGTATCTGGAGGGCGGCTACGGCGGGATGATAACGTTCGGGCTGGAAGGAGGGTACGACGCCGGGCGGGCGGTCACCGAGGAGGTCGAACTCGCCAGCCTGCTCGCGAACGTCGGCGACGCCAAGACCCTGCTCATCCACCCCGCGAGCACCACCCACCAGCAGTTGACCGAGGACGAGCAGTTGGCCAGCGGGACGACCCCGGACCTCGTTCGCCTCTCGGTCGGCATCGAAGATGTCGAGGACATCGTCGCCGACCTAGAGCAGGCCATCGAGGCGGCGAGCGCGAACGCCTGA